A window of the Nitrospiraceae bacterium genome harbors these coding sequences:
- the alr gene encoding alanine racemase has translation MIPITPPSPSDLRHVSSPITVSIRLDALTRNFQQIRQRIVPSTKILPVIKADAYGHGAVPVAQTLEHLGIFGFGVASVMEGITLRKHHIHCPILVMGPILPQHLSEIIRHQLTPVISRAEIVQQLIELLFPRATPFPIHLKVDTGLHRLGLEDVEALSLLTRLLSLSPPFVEIEGLLSHFADADNQDPTLTNVQIKKFLAFIDQAKQLGVQPPILHMANSAGILFHPTAHLGMVRPGLMLYGYAPRQESSPQSLSLEPVMQATTYVAHIRSLQPGEIVGYNALFRTRRPSQIAVLPVGYTHGFPRHLTGVGHVLLKGEQAPIIGKICMDMMMVDVTDIPHPTVGDEVVLLGKQGTREITAEDHAGWLNTIPYEVLCGIGGKANRVYISPTVDSSPGQPLTRSAQKISE, from the coding sequence GTGATACCGATCACCCCACCTTCACCTTCCGACCTCCGACACGTTTCGTCTCCGATTACCGTTTCTATCAGGCTTGATGCCCTGACCAGGAATTTCCAACAAATCCGGCAAAGGATCGTTCCGTCTACAAAAATTCTTCCAGTCATTAAAGCTGATGCCTATGGTCATGGGGCGGTTCCTGTGGCCCAGACCCTGGAACACCTGGGAATTTTTGGATTTGGTGTGGCATCAGTCATGGAAGGGATAACCCTTCGAAAACATCATATACACTGCCCCATCCTGGTCATGGGGCCCATCCTTCCCCAACATCTAAGCGAAATTATTCGCCATCAGCTTACTCCGGTAATTTCTCGTGCAGAAATCGTTCAACAACTTATCGAGTTACTTTTTCCTCGCGCCACCCCATTTCCCATCCATCTCAAAGTCGACACCGGATTACACCGACTCGGCTTGGAGGATGTTGAAGCCCTCTCCCTCCTAACCAGGCTGCTATCCCTCTCGCCCCCCTTTGTTGAAATAGAGGGACTCTTAAGCCATTTTGCTGACGCCGACAATCAGGATCCCACCTTAACGAATGTTCAAATCAAAAAATTCTTGGCCTTTATCGACCAAGCGAAGCAATTGGGAGTCCAACCACCTATACTTCATATGGCCAATAGCGCAGGAATCCTGTTTCATCCAACCGCCCACTTGGGAATGGTCAGGCCTGGATTAATGTTATATGGATACGCACCACGGCAGGAGAGTTCTCCACAATCCCTTTCTCTTGAACCGGTGATGCAAGCCACCACATACGTGGCCCATATCCGGTCTCTACAGCCTGGGGAAATTGTGGGATATAATGCCCTATTTCGCACACGGAGGCCATCTCAAATTGCTGTGCTACCGGTAGGTTATACTCACGGATTTCCCAGACACCTCACGGGAGTCGGCCATGTCCTCCTCAAAGGAGAACAGGCTCCCATCATTGGAAAAATTTGCATGGATATGATGATGGTGGATGTCACGGACATTCCCCATCCAACGGTTGGAGACGAGGTCGTGTTACTGGGAAAACAGGGAACACGGGAAATAACAGCTGAGGATCATGCCGGATGGTTGAACACGATTCCCTATGAAGTGTTGTGCGGAATCGGAGGAAAAGCGAACCGGGTCTACATTTCCCCTACAGTTGACTCCTCTCCTGGACAGCCCCTAACCCGGTCGGCCCAAAAAATATCGGAATAA
- a CDS encoding bifunctional precorrin-2 dehydrogenase/sirohydrochlorin ferrochelatase, whose protein sequence is MTKNAGFQVTVDLDGRQCMVIGGDEEAVEKVHRLLDAGAKITVVNPTLHVDLRKLTASGKIIHRGRTFRSGDTQGVVLIMNVLKNDLDLAKSLFELAKTERFLVWSMDLPEYSTIMMPALVKRGNLRIAISTSGTAPALAKVLRHNLELLFDEEFDQFLDWLGALREELKNTEMSDLRRRERLAEAVNGFQLSGELQYPNSWKLSGEEQVEPVGKEGG, encoded by the coding sequence ATGACGAAGAATGCAGGGTTTCAAGTAACAGTTGATTTGGATGGCCGCCAGTGTATGGTGATTGGTGGTGATGAGGAAGCTGTGGAGAAGGTGCATCGCCTACTGGATGCCGGAGCAAAAATTACCGTGGTTAATCCCACCCTTCATGTTGATTTGCGGAAGTTGACCGCTTCAGGAAAAATTATCCACCGGGGACGGACATTTCGATCGGGGGATACCCAAGGTGTTGTGCTGATTATGAATGTGTTGAAGAATGATTTGGACTTAGCCAAGTCCTTGTTTGAGCTGGCGAAAACCGAACGCTTTCTGGTGTGGTCGATGGATTTGCCTGAATACTCCACGATCATGATGCCTGCCCTGGTCAAACGCGGGAATCTTCGAATAGCGATTAGTACGAGTGGGACTGCTCCGGCTCTGGCGAAGGTGCTTCGGCACAATCTTGAATTGTTGTTTGATGAAGAATTTGACCAGTTTCTGGATTGGCTAGGAGCCCTGCGCGAAGAACTGAAAAACACGGAAATGAGCGATCTGCGACGGCGGGAACGCTTGGCGGAAGCGGTCAACGGCTTTCAATTGTCCGGGGAGTTGCAGTATCCCAATAGTTGGAAATTGTCGGGTGAAGAACAGGTGGAACCCGTTGGAAAGGAAGGTGGGTAA
- a CDS encoding MTH1187 family thiamine-binding protein, whose amino-acid sequence MVLLEFSMSPLGKGESVGKYVSRSLDLIDKSGVEYRLNPMGTVLEGEWDDVFRVVKQCYTRMKKDCPRISCVIKVDYRRGHKGRLAGKVASVEKHLKRKLKTA is encoded by the coding sequence ATGGTGCTGTTAGAATTTAGCATGTCACCTCTTGGTAAGGGTGAAAGTGTCGGAAAATATGTGTCCCGGTCACTAGATCTGATTGATAAAAGCGGGGTGGAGTACCGACTCAATCCCATGGGAACGGTGTTGGAAGGTGAGTGGGATGACGTCTTTCGTGTCGTGAAGCAATGCTATACCAGGATGAAAAAGGATTGTCCTCGAATTTCTTGTGTGATTAAGGTTGATTACCGGCGTGGCCACAAAGGCCGGTTGGCCGGCAAGGTTGCCAGCGTGGAGAAACATTTGAAGCGTAAGCTAAAAACGGCATGA
- the metF gene encoding methylenetetrahydrofolate reductase [NAD(P)H], which produces MHISEVLRTYNPAISFEFFPPKTERGFQELFEAISALMPLKPAYVSVTYGAGGSTRERTHDLVVKLQRETDLTIVSHLTCVGSRRDEIHHILSKYQESGIHNIMALRGDPPKGSTDVQIPEDGFQFASDLVRFIKQQFPEMGVGVAGFPEGHPGTPNRLQEMDNLKRKVDAGADYICTQLFFDNRDFFDFCERCEVVGIKVPIIAGIMPIVSRKGMARMSELALGARIPAKLLRAMDRAENDTYAEGVGIHWATEQVVDLVDHKVKGIHFYTLNKSKATLKIYESLGIQSSESLQQPVE; this is translated from the coding sequence ATGCATATTTCAGAAGTGTTGCGGACGTATAATCCTGCGATTAGTTTTGAGTTTTTCCCTCCAAAAACGGAACGGGGGTTTCAAGAACTGTTTGAAGCGATTTCGGCCCTCATGCCGCTAAAGCCTGCTTATGTCAGTGTGACTTATGGTGCCGGCGGATCTACCCGTGAACGCACGCATGATTTAGTGGTCAAGCTCCAGCGGGAAACCGATTTGACCATTGTGTCGCATTTAACCTGCGTGGGGTCCAGGCGTGATGAAATTCATCATATTCTCTCGAAATATCAGGAGAGCGGCATTCATAACATTATGGCGTTGAGGGGAGATCCTCCCAAGGGAAGCACGGATGTCCAGATTCCCGAAGACGGCTTTCAGTTTGCCTCTGACCTTGTACGGTTTATTAAGCAGCAGTTTCCTGAGATGGGCGTGGGCGTGGCAGGATTTCCCGAGGGACATCCCGGTACGCCCAACCGCTTACAGGAAATGGACAATTTGAAGCGAAAAGTCGATGCGGGTGCTGATTATATCTGCACCCAATTATTTTTTGATAATCGGGACTTTTTCGATTTTTGTGAACGTTGCGAAGTTGTGGGCATTAAAGTCCCCATTATTGCCGGCATTATGCCGATAGTTTCCCGGAAGGGCATGGCCCGCATGTCCGAGTTGGCGCTTGGCGCCCGTATTCCCGCCAAACTCCTACGGGCTATGGATCGAGCGGAGAATGATACTTATGCGGAAGGGGTTGGCATTCATTGGGCGACCGAACAGGTGGTGGATCTTGTGGATCATAAAGTGAAAGGAATTCATTTTTATACCTTGAATAAGTCAAAAGCGACCTTGAAAATCTATGAGTCTCTCGGTATTCAAAGTTCGGAAAGTTTGCAGCAACCGGTTGAATAA